In [Mycobacterium] stephanolepidis, the genomic window CGAGGTGTTCGCGCCCGACCGCCCGGTCTGATCCGGCTGTAACCCCCGCCGCTATCTCTGTGCGGTGGTCCGCGACCCACGGCGGACTCCTCCATGGAAAGGGGCCCACATGCAGATGTCTCGACGGTGTTGCGCCGCACTGGTTGCGGCAGCAGCGATTCCACTAGCAGCGTGCGGCGGCGACGAAAGATCCGATGCACCGCTGTCAATCACGGTCGCTTCCGATGCCACCGGTGCTCCCGGGATGTCTGGGCACAACATGCCCGGCACCATGGCGCCGCGCGGCAGCACTGTAACGGCACCCGCGCCCGCCGGGCCCGCCGTCGACATCGAGGACTTCGCCTTCGATCCCGCCACCTTGACGGTGCCCGCGGGCACCATCGTCACCTGGACCAACAAGGACGAGGAACCGCACAACGTGGTGTCCGAAGACGGTGCCTTCCGGTCTCC contains:
- a CDS encoding cupredoxin domain-containing protein, whose translation is MPGTMAPRGSTVTAPAPAGPAVDIEDFAFDPATLTVPAGTIVTWTNKDEEPHNVVSEDGAFRSPGMDSKGTFSYQFTMPGTYRYVCGIHPFMKATVVVQ